In one window of Escherichia coli DSM 30083 = JCM 1649 = ATCC 11775 DNA:
- the vsr gene encoding VSPR family DNA mismatch endonuclease: protein MVDVHDKATRSKNMRAIATRDTAIEKRLASLLTGQGLAFRVQDASLPGRPDFVVDEYRCVIFTHGCFWHHHHCYLFKVPATRTEFWLEKIGKNVERDRRDISRLQELGWRVLIVWECALRGREKLTDAALTERLEEWICGEGASAQIDTQGIHLLA, encoded by the coding sequence ATGGTCGACGTTCACGATAAGGCCACCCGCAGCAAAAATATGCGCGCGATTGCCACGCGTGATACGGCGATTGAGAAGCGCCTCGCCAGTTTGTTAACCGGGCAGGGCCTTGCGTTTCGCGTTCAGGACGCCAGTCTGCCCGGACGCCCGGATTTTGTCGTTGATGAATATCGCTGCGTGATATTTACCCACGGCTGCTTCTGGCATCATCATCACTGCTATCTGTTTAAAGTGCCTGCGACCCGAACCGAGTTCTGGCTGGAGAAGATAGGTAAAAATGTTGAACGCGATCGCCGCGATATCAGTCGCTTGCAGGAGCTCGGCTGGCGCGTACTGATTGTCTGGGAGTGTGCGTTACGTGGGCGCGAGAAGCTGACGGATGCGGCGCTTACCGAGCGTCTGGAAGAGTGGATCTGCGGCGAAGGTGCCAGCGCGCAGATCGACACGCAGGGGATTCATTTACTCGCTTGA
- the fliQ gene encoding flagellar biosynthesis protein FliQ — MTPESVMMMGTEAMKVALALAAPLLLVALVTGLIISILQAATQINEMTLSFIPKIIAVFIAIIIAGPWMLNLLLDYVRTLFTNLPYIIG; from the coding sequence ATGACACCTGAATCGGTCATGATGATGGGGACTGAAGCGATGAAAGTCGCGCTGGCACTGGCTGCCCCACTGTTGCTGGTGGCGCTGGTCACGGGTCTTATCATCAGTATTTTGCAGGCCGCCACCCAGATTAACGAAATGACGTTGTCGTTTATTCCGAAAATCATCGCCGTATTTATCGCCATTATTATTGCCGGACCGTGGATGCTCAATCTGTTGCTGGATTACGTCCGCACCTTGTTCACTAACCTGCCGTATATCATCGGGTAG
- the drpB gene encoding cell division protein DrpB, which translates to MEERLSRSPGGKLALWAFYTWCGYFVWAMARYIWVMSRIPDAPVSGFESDLGSTAGKWLGALVGFLFMALVGALLGSIAWYTRPRPARSRRYE; encoded by the coding sequence ATGGAAGAGAGACTCTCTCGCAGCCCTGGCGGCAAATTGGCTTTGTGGGCATTCTATACATGGTGTGGCTATTTCGTCTGGGCAATGGCGCGTTACATCTGGGTGATGAGTCGGATCCCTGATGCCCCGGTGTCGGGATTTGAAAGCGATTTAGGATCTACCGCGGGAAAGTGGTTAGGGGCACTGGTCGGATTTTTATTTATGGCTCTGGTCGGGGCATTGTTAGGCAGCATAGCCTGGTACACCCGACCTCGTCCCGCACGCAGCAGACGCTATGAATAA
- the dsrB gene encoding protein DsrB, protein MKVNDRVTVKTDGGPRRPGVVLAVEEFSEGTMYLVSLEDYPLGIWFFNEAGHQDGIFVEKAE, encoded by the coding sequence ATGAAGGTGAATGATCGGGTAACAGTCAAAACGGATGGCGGTCCGCGTCGTCCTGGCGTGGTACTGGCAGTTGAGGAGTTTAGTGAAGGCACAATGTACCTGGTTTCGCTGGAAGACTACCCGCTCGGCATCTGGTTCTTTAATGAAGCAGGGCATCAGGACGGTATCTTTGTGGAGAAAGCAGAGTAA
- the rcsA gene encoding transcriptional regulator RcsA: MSTIIMDLCSYTRLGLTGYLLSRGVKKREINDIETVDDLAIACDSQRPSVVFINEDCFIHDASNSQRIKLIINQHPNTLFIVFMAIANVHFDEYLLVRKNLLISSKSIKPESLDDILGDILKKETTITSFLNMPTLSLSRTESSMLRMWMAGQGTIQISDQMNIKAKTVSSHKGNIKRKIKTHNKQVIYHVVRLTDNVTNGIFVNMR, encoded by the coding sequence ATGTCAACGATTATTATGGATTTATGTAGTTACACCCGACTAGGTTTAACCGGGTATCTGTTGAGTAGAGGGGTTAAAAAAAGAGAAATCAACGACATTGAAACCGTTGATGACCTTGCCATAGCTTGTGATTCACAGCGCCCTTCAGTGGTGTTTATTAATGAGGACTGTTTCATCCACGATGCTTCTAACAGTCAGCGTATCAAGCTCATCATTAATCAACATCCCAATACGTTATTTATCGTTTTTATGGCAATTGCCAATGTTCATTTTGATGAATATCTATTGGTCAGAAAAAATTTATTGATCAGTTCTAAATCGATTAAACCGGAATCTCTCGACGATATCCTTGGCGATATTCTGAAAAAAGAGACAACGATAACCTCGTTTTTAAATATGCCGACGTTATCATTGAGCCGAACCGAATCGAGTATGTTGCGAATGTGGATGGCAGGTCAGGGAACCATTCAAATCTCTGACCAAATGAATATCAAAGCCAAGACCGTTTCATCGCATAAAGGTAATATTAAACGTAAGATCAAAACGCATAATAAACAGGTTATCTACCATGTCGTCCGACTGACGGATAATGTGACTAATGGTATTTTTGTCAACATGCGCTAA
- the fliR gene encoding flagellar biosynthetic protein FliR gives MMQVTSDQWLSWLSLYFWPLLRVLALISTAPILSERSVPKRVKLGLAMMITFAIAPSLPANDVPVFSFFALWLAVQQILIGIALGFTMQFAFAAVRTAGEIIGLQMGLSFATFVDPASHLNMPVLARIMDMLALLLFLTFNGHLWLISLLVDTFHTLPIGGEPLNSNAFLALTKAGSLIFLNGLMLALPLITLLLTLNLALGLLNRMAPQLSIFVIGFPLTLTVGISLMAALMPLIAPFCEHLFSEMFNLLADIISELPLI, from the coding sequence ATGATGCAGGTAACAAGCGATCAATGGCTTTCCTGGTTAAGCCTGTACTTCTGGCCGTTACTGCGCGTGCTGGCGCTCATTTCTACCGCACCAATTCTGAGCGAACGCAGCGTGCCGAAACGGGTAAAACTGGGTCTGGCAATGATGATCACGTTCGCTATTGCCCCATCATTACCTGCCAACGATGTTCCTGTTTTTTCGTTCTTTGCTCTGTGGCTGGCCGTGCAGCAGATCCTGATCGGCATTGCGCTTGGTTTTACCATGCAATTTGCCTTTGCCGCTGTGCGAACCGCTGGTGAAATTATCGGTCTGCAAATGGGGCTGTCATTTGCGACGTTTGTCGATCCGGCCAGCCATCTCAATATGCCCGTTTTAGCGCGTATCATGGATATGCTGGCGTTACTGCTGTTCCTGACATTTAACGGTCATTTATGGTTGATTTCACTGCTGGTCGATACCTTTCACACCCTGCCAATTGGTGGCGAACCGTTGAACAGCAATGCGTTTCTGGCACTCACCAAAGCAGGGAGTTTGATTTTCCTTAACGGGCTGATGCTGGCATTACCGCTCATTACTCTGCTGCTGACCCTGAATCTGGCATTAGGCTTACTTAATCGTATGGCCCCGCAATTATCCATTTTTGTTATTGGATTTCCATTAACTCTGACTGTCGGTATCTCTTTAATGGCGGCATTAATGCCGTTAATTGCGCCTTTTTGCGAACATTTATTCAGTGAGATGTTTAATTTGCTGGCTGATATTATTAGTGAATTGCCATTAATATAA
- the yodD gene encoding peroxide/acid resistance protein YodD encodes MKTAKEYSDTAKREVSVDVDALLAAINEISESEVHRSQNDSEHVSVDGREYHTWRELADAFELDIHDFSVSEVNR; translated from the coding sequence ATGAAAACCGCAAAAGAGTACAGCGATACCGCAAAACGTGAGGTCAGCGTCGATGTCGATGCCCTGCTGGCGGCGATCAATGAAATTAGCGAAAGCGAAGTTCATCGCAGCCAGAACGATTCTGAACACGTTAGCGTCGATGGACGTGAATATCATACATGGCGTGAATTGGCGGATGCCTTCGAACTGGATATTCATGACTTCAGCGTCTCTGAAGTGAATCGTTGA
- the dgcQ gene encoding cellulose biosynthesis regulator diguanylate cyclase DgcQ, whose amino-acid sequence MQHETKMENQSWLKKLARRLGPGHIVNLCFIVVLLFSTLLTWREVVVLEDAYISSQRNHLENVANALDKHLQYNVDKLIFLRNGMREALVAPLDFTSLRNAVTEFEQHRDEHAWQIELNRRRTLPVNGVSDALVSEGNLLSRENESLDNEITAALEVGYLLRLAHNSSSMVEQAMYVSRAGFYVSTQPTLFTRNVPTRYYGYVTQPWFIGHSQRENRHRAVRWFTSQPEHASNTEPQVTVSVPVDSNNYWYGVLGMSIPVRTMQQFLRNAIDKNLDGEYQLYDSKLRFLTSSNPDHPTGNIFDPRELALLAQAMEHDTRGGIRMNSRYVSWERLDHFDGVLVRVHTLSEGVRGDFGSISIALTLLWALFTTMLLISWYVIRRMVSNMYVLQSSLQWQAWHDTLTRLYNRGALFEKARPLAKLCQTHQHPFSVIQVDLDHFKAINDRFGHQAGDRVLSHAAGLISSSLRAQDVAGRVGGEEFCVILPGASLTQAAEVAERIRLKLNEKEMLIAKSTTIRISASLGVSSSEETGDYDFEQLQSLADRRLYLAKQAGRNRVCASDNA is encoded by the coding sequence GTGCAGCACGAGACAAAAATGGAAAACCAGAGCTGGTTGAAAAAACTCGCACGCCGCCTGGGGCCTGGTCATATCGTTAATCTCTGCTTTATCGTGGTATTGCTTTTTTCCACCTTGCTCACCTGGCGTGAAGTGGTGGTGCTGGAAGATGCCTATATCTCCAGCCAGCGTAATCATCTGGAAAACGTAGCCAACGCGCTCGATAAGCATTTGCAGTATAACGTCGACAAACTGATCTTTTTGCGTAATGGCATGCGCGAAGCTCTCGTGGCGCCACTGGATTTCACCTCTCTGCGTAATGCCGTAACCGAGTTCGAACAGCATCGCGACGAGCACGCCTGGCAAATCGAACTCAACCGACGGCGCACCCTGCCAGTCAATGGCGTATCGGATGCATTAGTCAGCGAGGGGAATCTCCTGTCTCGCGAAAATGAAAGCCTCGACAATGAAATTACCGCTGCACTGGAAGTTGGTTACTTGCTGCGACTGGCGCACAACTCCTCGTCGATGGTTGAACAGGCGATGTATGTCTCGCGTGCTGGATTTTACGTTTCGACGCAGCCGACCTTGTTTACGCGCAATGTACCAACGCGTTATTACGGCTATGTCACCCAACCCTGGTTTATCGGCCATTCGCAACGAGAAAATCGTCACCGCGCGGTACGCTGGTTCACTTCGCAACCGGAACACGCCAGCAATACTGAACCGCAGGTTACCGTCAGTGTTCCGGTAGACAGTAATAACTACTGGTATGGCGTGCTGGGGATGAGTATTCCCGTGCGTACTATGCAGCAATTTTTAAGAAACGCCATCGATAAAAACCTCGATGGTGAGTATCAGCTCTATGACAGTAAGCTGAGATTTTTGACCTCTTCCAATCCTGACCATCCAACAGGGAATATTTTTGATCCTCGTGAACTGGCCTTGCTGGCGCAGGCAATGGAACATGACACGCGGGGCGGCATTCGTATGAACAGTCGTTATGTTAGCTGGGAACGTCTGGACCATTTCGACGGTGTGCTGGTGCGCGTCCATACGCTAAGCGAAGGCGTGCGTGGTGATTTCGGCAGTATCAGCATTGCATTAACTCTGCTGTGGGCGCTCTTTACCACCATGTTACTCATCTCCTGGTATGTGATTCGCCGGATGGTTAGCAACATGTATGTTTTGCAAAGCTCGTTGCAGTGGCAGGCGTGGCACGACACCTTAACGCGTTTATATAACCGTGGCGCACTGTTCGAAAAAGCCCGTCCGCTCGCTAAATTGTGTCAGACGCACCAACATCCTTTTTCTGTCATTCAGGTCGACCTTGACCATTTTAAAGCGATTAATGACCGCTTTGGTCATCAGGCGGGCGACCGTGTTCTTTCTCATGCTGCCGGATTAATTAGCAGTTCCTTGCGTGCGCAGGACGTTGCCGGGCGGGTCGGTGGTGAGGAGTTTTGTGTGATTCTGCCCGGCGCGAGTCTGACGCAGGCTGCGGAGGTTGCAGAACGTATTCGCCTGAAGCTAAATGAAAAAGAGATGTTGATCGCCAAGAGTACGACGATACGCATTAGTGCCTCGCTGGGGGTAAGCAGCAGCGAGGAAACCGGTGATTATGATTTTGAACAACTCCAGTCACTGGCCGACCGTCGGCTTTATCTCGCTAAACAGGCCGGGCGCAATCGGGTATGCGCGAGCGATAACGCTTAA
- the yedA gene encoding drug/metabolite exporter YedA: MRFRQLLPLFGALFALYIIWGSTYFVIRIGVESWPPLMMAGVRFLAAGILLLAFLLLRGHKLPPLRPLLNAALIGLLLLAVGNGMVTVAEHQNVPSGIAAVVVATVPLFTLCFSRLFGIKTRKLEWVGIAIGLAGIIMLNSGGNLSGNPWGAILILIGSISWAFGSVYGSRITLPVGMMAGAIEMLAAGVVLMIASMIAGEKLTALPSLSGFLAVGYLALFGSIIAINAYMYLIRNVSPALATSYAYVNPVVAVLLGTGLGGETLSKIEWLALGVIVFAVVLVTLGKYLFPAKPVVAPVIQDASSE, translated from the coding sequence ATGCGTTTCCGCCAGTTGTTACCGCTTTTTGGCGCGCTGTTTGCGTTGTATATCATTTGGGGCTCAACCTATTTTGTCATTCGGATTGGCGTGGAAAGCTGGCCTCCGTTAATGATGGCGGGCGTTCGATTCCTGGCAGCCGGTATTTTATTGCTGGCATTTTTGCTACTGCGCGGACACAAACTTCCCCCGCTACGTCCGCTGCTCAATGCCGCGCTGATTGGCCTGTTATTGCTGGCTGTCGGTAATGGCATGGTGACGGTTGCCGAACATCAAAATGTTCCTTCCGGCATCGCCGCCGTAGTGGTTGCAACCGTGCCCCTCTTTACCCTGTGCTTCAGCCGCCTGTTTGGCATTAAAACGCGCAAACTGGAATGGGTGGGTATCGCCATTGGGCTTGCCGGAATCATCATGCTCAATAGCGGTGGAAATTTAAGCGGCAATCCGTGGGGCGCGATTCTGATTTTAATCGGCTCGATTAGCTGGGCGTTTGGCTCAGTTTATGGCTCGCGCATTACCTTACCTGTAGGGATGATGGCGGGTGCGATTGAGATGCTGGCGGCAGGCGTGGTGTTAATGATCGCATCGATGATTGCGGGTGAAAAACTGACGGCGCTCCCTTCCCTGTCAGGCTTCCTTGCGGTCGGCTATCTGGCGCTGTTTGGTTCGATTATCGCCATTAACGCTTATATGTATTTAATCCGTAATGTCAGTCCGGCTCTCGCCACCAGCTACGCCTACGTTAACCCGGTGGTCGCGGTCTTGCTGGGTACGGGACTGGGTGGCGAAACGCTGTCGAAAATTGAATGGCTGGCGCTCGGCGTAATTGTTTTCGCGGTGGTACTGGTCACGTTGGGAAAATATCTCTTCCCGGCCAAACCCGTTGTCGCGCCAGTTATTCAGGATGCATCAAGCGAGTAA
- the yedJ gene encoding phosphohydrolase produces MDLQHWQAQFENWLKNHHQHQDAAHDVCHFRRVWATAQKLAADDDVDMLVILTACYFHDIVSLAKDHPQRQRSSILAAEETRRLLREEFVQFPAEKIEAVCHAIAAHSFSAQIAPLTTEAKIVQDADRLEALGAIGLARVFAVSGALGVALFDGEDPFAQHRPLDDKRYALDHFQTKLLKLPQTMQTARGKQLAQHNAQFLVEFMAKLSAELAGENEGVDHKVIDAFSPAG; encoded by the coding sequence ATGGACTTACAACACTGGCAGGCACAGTTCGAAAACTGGTTAAAAAACCATCACCAGCACCAGGACGCGGCCCATGACGTATGTCATTTTCGCCGCGTCTGGGCTACGGCACAGAAGCTGGCGGCAGATGACGATGTCGATATGCTGGTGATTTTAACCGCCTGTTATTTTCACGATATTGTGAGCCTGGCGAAAGATCATCCACAACGGCAGCGTTCTTCAATCCTGGCGGCAGAAGAGACGCGTCGCCTGCTCCGTGAAGAGTTCGTGCAATTTCCGGCGGAGAAAATCGAGGCCGTTTGTCATGCCATTGCCGCTCACAGTTTCAGCGCGCAAATCGCCCCCTTAACAACGGAAGCTAAAATCGTCCAGGATGCGGATCGGCTGGAAGCCCTGGGGGCGATTGGCCTGGCGCGCGTGTTTGCCGTTTCAGGGGCATTGGGCGTGGCGCTGTTTGATGGTGAAGATCCGTTCGCACAGCATCGTCCGCTTGATGATAAACGCTACGCGCTGGATCATTTCCAGACTAAGTTGCTGAAGCTACCGCAAACCATGCAAACCGCAAGAGGCAAGCAGCTGGCGCAGCACAACGCGCAATTTTTAGTCGAGTTTATGGCGAAGCTCAGTGCCGAACTGGCGGGGGAGAATGAAGGTGTCGATCACAAGGTGATAGATGCGTTTTCACCCGCGGGCTGA
- the dcm gene encoding DNA-cytosine methyltransferase, which translates to MQENISVTDSYSTGNAAQAMLEKLLQIYDVKTLVAQLNGVGENHWSAAILKRALANDSVWHRLSEKEFAHLQTLLPKPPAHHPHYAFRFIDLFAGIGGIRRGFESIGGQCVFTSEWNKHAVRTYKANHYCDPATHHFNEDIRDITLSHKEGVSDEAAAEHIRQHIPEHDVLLAGFPCQPFSLAGVSKKNSLGRAHGFACDTQGTLFFDVVRIIDARRPAMFVLENVKNLKSHDQGKTFRIIMQTLDELGYDVADAEDNGPDDPKIIDGKHFLPQHRERIVLVGFRRDLNLKADFTLRDISECFPAQRVTLAQLLDPMVEAKYILTPVLWKYLYRYAKKHQARGNGFGYGMVYPNNPQSVTRTLSARYYKDGAEILIDRGWDMATGEKDFDDPLNQQHRPRRLTPRECARLMGFEAPGEAKFRIPVSDTQAYRQFGNSVVVPVFAAVAKLLEPKIKQAVALRQQEAQHGRRSR; encoded by the coding sequence ATGCAGGAAAATATATCAGTAACCGATTCATACAGCACCGGGAATGCCGCACAGGCAATGCTGGAGAAACTGCTGCAAATTTATGATGTTAAAACGCTGGTGGCGCAGCTTAATGGTGTGGGTGAGAATCACTGGAGCGCGGCAATTTTAAAACGTGCGCTGGCGAATGACTCGGTATGGCACCGTTTAAGTGAGAAAGAGTTCGCCCATCTGCAAACGTTGTTACCCAAACCACCGGCACATCATCCGCATTATGCGTTTCGCTTTATCGATCTATTTGCCGGAATTGGCGGCATCCGTCGCGGTTTTGAATCGATTGGCGGACAGTGCGTGTTTACCAGCGAATGGAACAAACATGCGGTACGCACTTATAAAGCCAATCATTATTGCGACCCGGCGACGCATCATTTTAATGAAGATATCCGCGACATCACCCTCAGCCATAAAGAAGGCGTGAGTGATGAGGCGGCGGCGGAACATATTCGTCAACACATTCCTGAACACGATGTATTACTGGCGGGTTTTCCTTGTCAGCCATTTTCGCTGGCTGGCGTATCGAAAAAGAACTCGCTCGGGCGGGCGCACGGTTTTGCCTGCGATACCCAGGGCACGCTGTTCTTTGATGTGGTGCGCATTATCGACGCGCGTCGTCCGGCGATGTTTGTGCTCGAAAACGTCAAAAACCTGAAAAGTCACGACCAGGGTAAAACGTTCCGCATCATCATGCAGACGCTGGACGAACTGGGCTATGACGTGGCTGATGCAGAAGATAACGGGCCGGACGATCCGAAAATCATCGATGGCAAACATTTCCTGCCGCAGCACCGTGAACGCATCGTGCTGGTGGGTTTTCGTCGCGATCTGAATCTGAAAGCCGATTTTACTCTGCGTGATATCAGCGAATGTTTCCCTGCACAGCGAGTGACGCTGGCGCAGCTGCTGGACCCGATGGTTGAGGCGAAATATATCCTGACGCCGGTGCTGTGGAAGTACCTCTATCGATATGCGAAAAAACATCAGGCGCGCGGTAACGGCTTCGGTTATGGAATGGTTTATCCGAACAATCCGCAAAGCGTCACCCGTACGCTGTCTGCTCGTTATTACAAGGATGGCGCGGAAATTTTAATCGACCGCGGCTGGGATATGGCCACGGGTGAGAAAGACTTTGACGATCCGCTGAATCAGCAACATCGTCCACGTCGGTTAACACCTCGTGAATGCGCGCGCTTAATGGGTTTTGAAGCGCCGGGAGAAGCGAAATTCCGCATTCCGGTTTCGGACACTCAGGCCTATCGCCAGTTCGGTAACTCGGTGGTCGTGCCGGTCTTTGCCGCGGTGGCAAAACTGCTTGAGCCAAAAATCAAACAGGCGGTGGCGTTGCGTCAGCAAGAGGCACAACATGGTCGACGTTCACGATAA
- the yedP gene encoding mannosyl-3-phosphoglycerate phosphatase-related protein, whose product MLSIQQPLLVFSDLDGTLLDSHSYDWQPAAPWLSRLREANVPVILCSSKTSAEMLYLQKTLGLQGLPLIAENGAVIQLAEQWQDIDGFPRIISGISHGEISQVLNTLREKEHFKFTTFDDVDDATIAEWTGLSRSQAALTQLHEASVTLIWRDSDERMAQFTARLNELGLQFMQGARFWHVLDASAGKDQAANWIIATYQQSSGKRPTTLGLGDGPNDAPLLEVMDYAVIVKGLNREGVHLHDEDPTRVWRTQREGPEGWREGLDHFFSAR is encoded by the coding sequence ATGCTTTCAATTCAACAACCACTACTGGTTTTTAGCGATCTTGATGGCACCCTGCTGGACAGTCATAGTTATGACTGGCAACCAGCTGCCCCCTGGCTCAGCCGTTTACGCGAAGCGAATGTTCCCGTCATTCTCTGTAGCAGTAAGACATCAGCCGAAATGCTGTACTTGCAAAAAACGTTGGGGCTACAAGGTTTACCGCTGATTGCCGAAAATGGCGCAGTGATCCAGCTTGCTGAGCAATGGCAGGATATAGACGGTTTTCCACGCATCATCTCAGGTATTAGCCATGGCGAAATCAGCCAGGTTTTAAATACGCTACGCGAGAAAGAACATTTTAAATTCACGACTTTTGATGATGTCGACGATGCAACCATCGCCGAATGGACGGGATTAAGCCGTAGCCAGGCGGCGCTGACGCAGCTACATGAGGCGTCGGTAACGCTAATCTGGCGCGACAGTGACGAGCGTATGGCACAATTTACCGCTCGTCTGAACGAACTGGGCTTGCAGTTTATGCAGGGTGCGCGCTTCTGGCACGTCCTGGATGCCTCTGCCGGAAAAGATCAGGCTGCCAACTGGATTATCGCGACCTATCAACAATCGTCAGGCAAACGCCCAACCACACTTGGCCTGGGCGATGGGCCAAACGATGCGCCCTTACTGGAGGTAATGGATTACGCGGTGATTGTGAAAGGGTTAAACCGTGAAGGGGTGCATCTGCATGATGAGGATCCGACCCGCGTCTGGCGAACGCAGCGTGAAGGACCGGAAGGCTGGCGTGAAGGGCTGGACCATTTTTTCTCCGCCCGTTAA
- a CDS encoding porin has product MKRKVLAMLVPALLVAGAANAAEIYNKDGNKVDFYGKMVGERIWSNTDDNNSENEDTSYARFGVKGETQITSELTGFGQFEYNLDASKPEGENQEKTRLTFAGLKYNELGSFDYGRNYGVAYDAAAYTDMLVEWGGDSWASADNFMNGRTNGVATYRNYDFFGLVDGLDFAIQYQGKNSNRSTKKQNGDGYALSVDYNINGFGIVGAYSKSDRTNDQVADGNGSNAELWSLAAKYDANNVYAVVMYGETRNMTPGSIDTGVADREGNTIMRDQLINETQNFEAVVQYQFDFGLRPSLGYVYSKGKDIKGVPGHRYVDADRVNYIEVGTWYYFNKNMNVYTAYKFNMLDKDDAAITGAAADDQFAVGIVYQF; this is encoded by the coding sequence ATGAAAAGAAAAGTTCTGGCAATGCTGGTCCCGGCGTTATTAGTTGCTGGCGCAGCAAATGCGGCTGAAATTTATAATAAAGATGGCAATAAAGTTGATTTCTACGGCAAGATGGTTGGCGAACGCATCTGGTCAAATACTGATGATAATAACAGCGAAAACGAAGATACCTCCTATGCTCGTTTCGGTGTTAAAGGTGAAACCCAAATCACCAGCGAACTGACTGGTTTCGGTCAGTTTGAATACAACCTCGACGCCAGCAAACCTGAAGGTGAAAACCAGGAAAAAACCCGTTTAACCTTCGCCGGTTTGAAATATAACGAGTTAGGATCATTTGACTATGGCCGTAACTACGGTGTTGCTTATGATGCCGCAGCTTATACCGATATGTTAGTTGAATGGGGTGGCGATTCCTGGGCTTCCGCTGACAACTTCATGAATGGTCGTACCAACGGTGTTGCAACCTACCGTAACTATGATTTCTTTGGCCTGGTTGATGGTCTTGATTTTGCGATTCAGTACCAAGGCAAAAACAGCAACCGTAGCACTAAGAAACAAAATGGTGACGGCTATGCGTTGTCTGTAGACTATAACATCAATGGTTTTGGTATCGTTGGTGCATATAGCAAATCTGATCGCACCAACGATCAAGTTGCCGATGGAAACGGTTCAAATGCTGAACTGTGGTCATTGGCTGCAAAGTATGACGCGAACAATGTCTACGCAGTTGTAATGTACGGTGAAACTCGTAATATGACTCCGGGTTCTATTGATACAGGTGTTGCCGATCGAGAAGGCAATACAATAATGCGTGATCAACTTATCAATGAAACCCAGAACTTTGAAGCGGTTGTTCAGTATCAATTCGACTTTGGTCTGCGTCCGTCCTTAGGTTATGTGTATTCTAAAGGTAAAGATATCAAAGGTGTACCTGGACATAGATATGTTGACGCTGACCGTGTGAACTACATTGAAGTTGGTACCTGGTACTACTTCAATAAGAACATGAACGTTTATACTGCATACAAATTCAACATGCTGGATAAAGATGACGCCGCCATTACTGGCGCAGCAGCTGATGACCAGTTTGCAGTTGGTATCGTCTACCAGTTCTAA